The proteins below come from a single Pirellulales bacterium genomic window:
- a CDS encoding SMI1/KNR4 family protein, producing MNSIYAVVRQQLIEAGVATPESFVGCTLEEINSIESHFSVRLPKAYRDFLLEMGRDAGDFLVGMDYTFPLMLGFRDSAEDWLRESGSVFKLPTNAYVFFSDPGGAFSFFYCDGEQDPPVTVFIETELEPRRLFEHFSDWVRGVAEDQIAIRREREKFKKRTDP from the coding sequence ATGAACAGTATATATGCAGTAGTAAGGCAGCAACTGATTGAGGCTGGCGTGGCAACACCCGAGTCATTTGTTGGTTGCACGCTCGAAGAAATTAATTCTATTGAATCACATTTCTCGGTACGCCTGCCAAAGGCATATCGGGACTTTTTGTTGGAAATGGGACGGGATGCTGGGGACTTTCTAGTCGGCATGGACTATACGTTTCCGCTGATGTTGGGGTTCCGTGATTCGGCTGAAGACTGGCTTCGAGAATCAGGATCTGTTTTTAAATTGCCCACGAATGCTTATGTTTTTTTCTCCGATCCAGGAGGTGCGTTTTCATTTTTTTATTGCGACGGGGAACAGGACCCACCAGTGACCGTGTTCATTGAGACCGAGTTGGAACCACGACGCCTCTTCGAGCATTTCTCAGATTGGGTGCGCGGCGTTGCCGAAGACCAAATTGCCATCCGGCGCGAAAGGGAAAAATTTAAGAAACGGACAGACCCGTAG
- a CDS encoding DDE-type integrase/transposase/recombinase, which yields MRNIYTRLLLLIAGATQRELARQVAYLKVENQILRGKLPARVAVTPQERHRLVRFGSRLGKAIDELVSIVHPGTLRRWIREARKGKRTKPLKKGRRPTAESIRKLVVKLAQETGWGYNRILGELRKLGIRSVSRSTVKNILKSNGLDPGPQRGVGTWDEFLKIHAATLWQCDFLSVKTLTRKGFRDLFVLVFLHVETRRVFVSPATSHPDETWVCEQANAFVNHARKVKLGNDLVMHDRDTKFTAKFKATLTTAGISIRLSPYRSPNMVAFAERFSQTLRQECLEHFVVFSRAAFEPSLLGVRGLLPPPAAASGQGQRTAGRRAATQAEADRRRRVACRRSLRAALGRFA from the coding sequence ATGCGAAACATCTACACGAGATTGCTCCTGCTGATCGCCGGCGCGACCCAGCGGGAACTGGCCCGACAGGTCGCTTACTTGAAAGTCGAGAATCAAATCCTGCGAGGCAAGCTGCCGGCGCGGGTTGCGGTCACGCCGCAGGAGCGCCATCGGCTGGTGCGATTCGGATCGCGGCTGGGCAAGGCGATCGATGAACTGGTTTCGATCGTGCATCCCGGCACGCTTCGCCGCTGGATTCGAGAAGCGCGGAAGGGCAAGCGGACCAAACCGTTGAAGAAAGGCCGGCGACCAACGGCCGAATCGATCCGCAAACTGGTTGTCAAACTTGCGCAAGAAACCGGCTGGGGATACAACCGCATTCTCGGTGAATTGCGGAAGCTGGGCATCAGGTCGGTCTCGCGGAGCACAGTCAAAAATATTTTGAAATCCAACGGGCTCGATCCCGGCCCACAGCGCGGCGTCGGCACCTGGGATGAGTTTTTGAAAATCCATGCGGCCACGCTCTGGCAGTGCGATTTCCTCTCGGTGAAAACGCTGACCCGCAAGGGCTTTCGCGACCTGTTCGTGCTGGTGTTTTTGCACGTCGAAACGCGGCGGGTGTTCGTCTCGCCTGCCACTTCCCATCCCGACGAAACCTGGGTTTGCGAGCAAGCAAACGCGTTCGTGAACCATGCCAGGAAAGTCAAGCTGGGCAATGATCTGGTCATGCACGACCGGGACACGAAGTTCACCGCGAAGTTCAAGGCCACGCTGACAACTGCGGGTATCAGCATTCGGCTTTCGCCGTACCGTTCGCCCAACATGGTCGCCTTCGCCGAGCGCTTCAGCCAAACCCTGCGGCAAGAATGCTTGGAGCATTTTGTGGTTTTTTCGCGCGCGGCATTTGAACCATCTCTGCTCGGTGTTCGTGGACTACTACCACCGCCTGCGGCCGCATCAGGGCAAGGACAACGAACTGCTGGTCGCCGGGCGGCGACGCAAGCGGAAGCCGACCGCCGACGTCGTGTCGCTTGCCGACGTTCGCTGCGAGCGGCGCTTGGGCGGTTTGCTTAA